The DNA window GAAAAACCGTTGGATATGACGGTGGCGAAAATCCAGGCCATTGACGCAATCGTCCGCAAGTATGAAGTCAAGTTACAGGTCGGGTTTAATCGTCGTTTCGATGCCGATTTTGTCGCGGTAAGAAAGAAGGTGGCGGATGGACAGATCGGTGATCCGCATCTATTGAGATTGACCAGTCGCGATCCAAGCCCACCGCCTATCGTATACATAAAAAATTCCGGCGGTCTATTTCTGGACATGACCATTCACGATTTCGATATGGCACGGTTCATCATGGGAAGCGAGGTTACGGAGGTGTATGCGCAAGGAGCGGTGTTGGTGGATGAGGACATCGGAAAAGCCGGAGATATCGATACGGCCATCATTCAGTTGAAGTTTGAAAACGGAGCAATTGGGGCGATTGATAACAGTCGAAAGTCGGTCTACGGTTATGATCAACGGGTAGAGGTTTTTGGCTCGGGAGGCATGTCACTAAATGCCAATCATTATGCGGATACATCCATGCATTTTGATGAGGCCGGAAGGCACGGACCCCCCGCCCTGCATTTTTTCATGGAGCGTTACGCCGAGGCGTATTTCTCAGAGATGAAAGCATTTGTTGAAGCGGTCTTGACGAATAACCCCGTACCCGTCGGAAGTTTTGATGCGCTCATGGCGACGAAGATGGCCGTTGCTGCCCAAATATCTGTGAAAGAAAATCGGCCAGTT is part of the Verrucomicrobiota bacterium genome and encodes:
- the iolG gene encoding inositol 2-dehydrogenase: MKKMKVGLTGLGRIGKVHLKSLVYRLPEVEVLAVADPVPETKEVADAFGIPTFYDDFQSLVNHPGIDAIILCSPTPTHLEYIEIAAKAGKDIFCEKPLDMTVAKIQAIDAIVRKYEVKLQVGFNRRFDADFVAVRKKVADGQIGDPHLLRLTSRDPSPPPIVYIKNSGGLFLDMTIHDFDMARFIMGSEVTEVYAQGAVLVDEDIGKAGDIDTAIIQLKFENGAIGAIDNSRKSVYGYDQRVEVFGSGGMSLNANHYADTSMHFDEAGRHGPPALHFFMERYAEAYFSEMKAFVEAVLTNNPVPVGSFDALMATKMAVAAQISVKENRPVQIAEIV